The Solanum lycopersicum chromosome 9, SLM_r2.1 genome window below encodes:
- the LOC138338637 gene encoding uncharacterized protein: MVDDNSTIERVEASEGGQLHSNLILRLERKISQLEEEVANMRDLAKLSISLGTQFGENIDNPPNQTATPDNPPIHISPPEPIRPNAFPPPHAQNTQLPFHHYYQHTKPTVPETTPNTNIPHTFGNNNPNPIYVETAPLTHDLHEVQHVEGNKRLGGLGYEDLCMHPDVELPEGYKLPKFETFNCIGDPKAHLRMYCDKLVGVGRDERILMKLFMRSLTGEALSWYIEQDSRKWIKWVDMATDFMNRFGFNIENAPDWFYIQNLKKKPSESFREYAIRWRSEAARARPPMEESQMKDYFIRAQEPQYYDRMILVAEKSFAEIIKLGERIEEGIKNGTIINLEALQATNKALQSGGMTESRKKTGSVMMAHGTRTPLRHKTTNPPPSPYPHTPYLHTPYPQHPSAPPPISPQPMPIYYQNAPPQYLHASYPVYNVQPTHFQTPPPTQTPNYRNRPSYERRPTKTYTPLAEPIAQLYERLKQAGYVSPIPALPVDVRAKWYDPNKVCAYHSGMKGHTTEVCRVLKDKVQMLIDTKTIQLKDPTPNVANNPLPNHQVNMVEAGDVWDWEESTWAVETEEAMPTTAQAPLIVQRLAPFEVEVAAPRPPFAVYKASSPIQCDTHAVPWDYNKRETNVEETDVATGVTRSGRIYTSENLVQGSSSKSKAPIVELEDQSIWKKVKAKEYSVIEQLSKTPSQISILELLQSSETHRDALLKILGEAYVPSNITHGEVSQMVGQVFEAYKISFHKDELPIEGTTHNKALYISIQYQDKVINKALVDAGSGLNICPLSTLTRLGVDSAKIQTWKMNVRAFDGSQRGTIGEITLDMLIGPVTFPIAFQILDIPSSYNLLLGRPWIHMAGAVPSTLHQCLKFEWDYEKVVVHGEKGHPVYTIEGRENMDGEMYHTVELVGNIELQPWFSQKIIDMMAWFGFELGKGLGAKLQGIVEPIQPVRHSTTFGLGYKYTTEEWLDWRPPRDGYYYPLKKPIPPLYQSFRSAGFMGDNIDEISDDLKGLSLTKEEGKVCNVVINEEEKGGPSGSKKAKISVSNWTSTPSRPRRASGKIHYKNVESEIVAYNETAQLNLNDLEEVEDNEVPEELIKRVEEFEEKPNPNLVETEVVNLGNAEVIQETRVSIHMTKEDKKEYTEFLIENKDIFAWSYADMTGLSTAIVAHRLPTDPAYPPVK; encoded by the exons ATGGTTGACGACAACAGCACCATTGAAAGGGTAGAAGCTTCTGAGGGAGGACAACTTCATAGTAATCTTATCCTAAGACTCGAGCGCAAGATTTCGCAATTGGAAGAAGAGGTAGCCAACATGCGTGATTTGGCCAAGTTGTCTATCTCTCTTGGAACCCAATTTGGAGAAAACATAGACAATCCTCCTAATCAAACAGCCACGCCAGACAATCCTCCAATCCATATATCCCCACCTGAACCCATTCGTCCAAATGCCTTTCCACCACCCCACGCCCAAAATACCCAACTTCCATTTCACCACTATTACCAACATACCAAACCAACTGTCCCAGAAACAACCCCAAACACAAATATCCCACATACTTTTGGGAACAACAATCCCAATCCCATATACGTTGAAACTGCCCCTCTGACTCATGACCTCCATGA GGTACAACACGTGGAAGGAAACAAAAGGTTGGGAGGATTGGGCTATGAAGATCTGTGCATGCATCCTGATGTGGAACTGCCCGAAGGATACAAGCTTCCGAAATTTGAGACGTTCAATTGCATTGGGGATCCCAAAGCCCACCTACGAATGTATTGCGACAAACTTGTAGGGGTGGGGAGAGATGAGAGGATACTCATGAAGTTGTTCATGAGAAGTCTTACTGGGGAGGCCCTATCATGGTACATTGAGCAAGACTCGCGGAAATGGATAAAATGGGTTGATATGGCAACTGACTTCATGAATAGGTTTGGTTTCAATATTGAAAATGCGCCTGATTGGTTTTACATTCAGAACCTAAAGAAGAAACCAAGTGAATCCTTCAGAGAATATGCCATAAGATGGAGGTCTGAGGCGGCTAGGGCCAGACCCCCTATGGAAGAATCTCAAATGAAAGACTATTTCATCCGTGCCCAAGAACCACAATACTATGACCGAATGATACTGGTGGCTGAAAAGAGTTTCGCTGAAATCATCAAACTAGGCGAAAGAATTGAAGAAGGCATAAAGAATGGGACTATCATCAACTTGGAGGCTTTACAAGCAACCAACAAGGCTCTGCAATCTGGTGGAATGACAGAGAGTCGAAAGAAAACAGGTTCTGTAATGATGGCTCATGGAACTAGGACCCCTTTGAGGCACAAGACAACAAACCCACCACCATCCCCATACCCTCACACCCCATACCTTCACACCCCATACCCTCAACATCCCTCAGCTCCACCCCCTATATCTCCCCAACCCATGCCAATATATTACCAAAATGCTCCTCCTCAATATTTGCATGCCTCATATCCTGTCTATAATGTTCAACCAACACACTTCCAAACTCCACCACCCACTCAAACACCAAATTACCGAAACAGACCTTCCTATGAAAGAAGACCTACAAAAACCTATACCCCTTTGGCTGAACCCATAGCACAACTTTATGAGAGACTGAAACAAGCTGGGTACGTCTCTCCAATTCCCGCATTACCTGTGGACGTTCGCGCGAAATGGTACGACCCTAACAAGGTCTGCGCCTACCATTCTGGGATGAAGGGCCACACCACCGAAGTTTGCAGAGTCCTTAAGGATAAGGTTCAAATGTTGATTGATACAAAGACCATCCAACTGAAGGATCCTACACCGAATGTTGCGAATAATCCTCTCCCTAACCATCAAGTCAACATGGTGGAAGCTGGTGATGTCTGGGATTGGGAAGAATCTACCTGGGCCGTCGAAACAGAGGAAGCCATGCCTACCACTGCCCAGGCACCACTAATAGTGCAAAGACTCGCCCCATTTGAAGTAGAAGTTGCTGCACCCAGACCACCATTCGCTGTCTATAAAGCATCCTCCCCAATACAATGTGACACACATGCTGTACCTTGGGATTACAACAAAAGAGAAACAAATGTGGAAGAGACAGATGTTGCAACAGGGGTCACCAGATCTGGAAGAATTTACACTTCTGAAAATTTGGTTCAAGGAAGCTCTAGCAAATCCAAAGCGCCAATCGTAGAGCTCGAGGATCAAAGTATTTGGAAAAAGGTTAAAGCTAAAGAATACTCTGTCATTGAGCAGCTGAGTAAAACCCCTTCCCAAATATCAATTCTGGAGTTACTACAATCTTCCGAAACTCATCGAGATGCCCTTCTGAAGATCCTTGGTGAAGCTTATGTCCCGTCTAACATCACTCATGGAGAGGTATCCCAAATGGTGGGGCAGGTCTTTGAGGCTTACAAAATATCTTTTCACAAAGATGAACTGCCAATCGAAGGAACAACTCACAATAAAGCTTTGTACATTTCGATTCAGTATCAGGATAAGGTGATAAACAAAGCATTAGTTGATGCAGGTTCAGGTTTAAACATTTGCCCTCTGAGCACACTGACGAGGCTGGGTGTGGATAGCGCAAAAATTCAGACATGGAAGATGAATGTGAGGGCATTTGACGGCTCTCAGAGAGGCACTATTGGGGAGATAACCTTGGACATGCTCATTGGTCCTGTCACTTTCCCCatagctttccaaattttggaCATCCCTTCATCGTACAACTTATTATTGGGTCGTCCATGGATTCATATGGCTGGAGCGGTTCCATCTACTCTTCACCAATGCCTAAAGTTTGAATGGGATTACGAAAAGGTTGTGGTCCATGGGGAAAAAGGGCATCCTGTATACACGATTGAAGGAAGAGAGAATATGGATGGCGAAATGTACCATACAGTGGAGCTTGTTGGTAATATTGAGTTGCAACCTTGGTTCAGCCAAAAAATCATAGATATGATGGCCTGGTTCGGTTTCGAGCTTGGGAAAGGTTTGGGGGCTAAATTACAAGGGATAGTCGAACCTATACAGCCTGTTCGACATTCCACCACTTTTGGTTTGGGTTATAAATACACCACCGAAGAATGGCTCGATTGGCGACCACCTAGAGATGGGTACTACTATCCATTGAAGAAACCCATACCGCCATTGTATCAATCATTTCGATCAGCAGGTTTCATGGGAGACAATATTGATGAGATCTCAGACGACTTGAAGGGGTTATCGCTAACCAAAGAAGAAGGGAAAGTTTGCAACGTCGTGATCAACGAGGAGGAGAAAGGGGGCCCTAGTGGAAGCAAAAAGGCAAAGATCAGCGTCAGCAACTGGACCTCGACTCCATCCAGACCTCGTCGAGCATCTGG caaaattcattataaaaatgtCGAATCTGAGATTGTGGCATACAATGAGACTGCTCAGCTTAACCTTAATGACTTAGAAGAAGTCGAAGACAATGAGGTTCCCGAGGAGTTAATCAAAAGGGTTGAGGAATTCGAGGAAAAACCCAATCCAAATTTGGTAGAGACAGAAGTGGTGAATTTGGGAAATGCAGAGGTGATACAAGAAACCCGAGTAAGCATCCATATGACAAAAGAAGACAAGAAAGAGTATACCGAGTTTCTCATAGAGAATAAGGATATTTTCGCGTGGTCCTACGCAGACATGACAGGGCTAAGTACTGCAATCGTAGCCCATCGACTACCCACTGATCCAGCATATCCTCCGGTAAAATAG